Proteins from one Xenorhabdus griffiniae genomic window:
- a CDS encoding TAXI family TRAP transporter solute-binding subunit: MASTKVKRLLTAIAVIALVIMAITGKIENANKRFLSVATASTGGTYYPMGVGLANVWSHHLKQENIQVTGQSSAGSIENIDLLQKNEAQLAILQSLIAVEAYQGVRSFKNHPYQDLRSISVLWPNVEHFVLIDDKVKDGTLNDIAGTRFSVGPQASGTEQSTLIILQGVNLSKQKIHPEYLGYGDTVSAMRDGRLDGGALPAGVPASAVTDMYASGVPARILNVTDEQLKKINAIANSWFRFIIKPETYPRQKQPIHTIAQPNILMTTRKIDEKTIYELTKVMFENQKEVHQIHSSAKYILPENALKGVSVPLHLGAYRYYREIGLNIPDYLVPPELKSTNNQH, encoded by the coding sequence ATGGCTTCCACAAAAGTAAAGCGCCTATTGACAGCTATTGCTGTCATTGCTCTGGTCATCATGGCCATAACAGGCAAAATAGAAAATGCCAATAAACGTTTTCTCTCCGTCGCAACGGCTTCCACAGGCGGCACTTACTATCCAATGGGAGTCGGCCTGGCCAATGTCTGGAGTCACCATCTGAAACAGGAAAATATTCAGGTTACAGGGCAATCTTCAGCCGGTTCGATTGAAAATATTGATCTACTCCAGAAAAATGAAGCCCAACTCGCGATTTTACAAAGTTTAATTGCCGTCGAAGCCTATCAAGGTGTCCGAAGTTTCAAAAACCATCCTTATCAGGATCTGCGTTCTATCTCTGTTCTTTGGCCAAATGTTGAACACTTTGTTTTAATCGACGATAAGGTCAAGGATGGCACGTTAAACGATATTGCCGGAACACGTTTTTCTGTAGGACCTCAAGCCAGTGGTACTGAACAATCTACCCTGATTATTCTGCAAGGTGTCAATCTCAGCAAACAAAAGATTCACCCAGAATATCTTGGCTATGGCGATACCGTTTCAGCCATGCGGGACGGTCGTCTTGATGGCGGCGCCTTGCCTGCGGGTGTCCCCGCTTCAGCAGTTACCGATATGTATGCCAGTGGTGTTCCTGCCCGCATTCTCAATGTGACGGATGAACAACTGAAAAAGATTAACGCTATTGCTAACTCATGGTTTCGCTTCATCATAAAACCAGAAACTTATCCACGCCAAAAACAGCCTATCCACACGATTGCGCAACCCAATATTCTGATGACAACCCGCAAGATAGATGAAAAAACCATCTATGAATTAACAAAAGTGATGTTTGAAAATCAGAAGGAAGTCCATCAGATCCATAGCTCCGCAAAATACATTCTGCCTGAAAACGCATTGAAAGGTGTTTCCGTACCATTACATCTTGGGGCATACCGGTATTATCGCGAAATTGGCCTGAATATTCCTGACTATCTTGTGCCACCAGAACTTAAATCGACAAACAACCAACACTGA
- a CDS encoding alpha/beta fold hydrolase, producing the protein MVTPHQHIHHHNIRTRYANISVIDTGGSGLPVLLIHGNSSCKEIFRHQINQLKGKYRVLVLDLPGHGSSSNASDPRQAYSMPGYAHTVIEVLEKIGINRVVVFGWSLGGHIGLEMLALFPKMIGLMICGTPPVSVGADNVALGFRPGLGLAGKAEFTEEDIKIFVSDTYGVNTPHEPFMIEAVIRTEGLARQYMFEAFLSPQATDQKLLAETSQIPLAIVNGADDPYINFDYINGLSYRNLWKGKVVNLAGVGHAPFWEAPELFNSILIEFLEDFQ; encoded by the coding sequence ATGGTTACTCCACATCAGCATATTCATCACCATAATATCCGAACCCGTTATGCCAATATATCGGTAATAGATACTGGTGGCAGTGGATTACCCGTTCTATTAATTCATGGTAATTCAAGTTGTAAAGAAATATTTCGTCACCAAATTAACCAGTTAAAAGGGAAGTATCGGGTTTTGGTGTTAGATTTGCCAGGGCATGGTTCATCATCTAATGCCAGTGATCCGCGTCAGGCATATTCAATGCCTGGTTATGCACATACGGTCATTGAGGTATTAGAAAAAATAGGTATTAACAGAGTGGTGGTGTTTGGTTGGTCATTAGGTGGTCATATTGGGTTAGAAATGTTGGCGTTGTTTCCTAAGATGATTGGCTTAATGATTTGCGGTACGCCGCCAGTATCCGTCGGTGCAGATAATGTAGCACTTGGCTTCCGTCCTGGTTTGGGGCTCGCCGGCAAGGCGGAATTTACTGAGGAGGATATCAAAATTTTTGTATCTGATACCTATGGTGTTAATACCCCTCATGAGCCTTTTATGATTGAAGCCGTGATAAGAACCGAGGGATTGGCACGGCAGTATATGTTTGAAGCTTTTCTTTCCCCTCAAGCAACAGATCAAAAATTATTGGCCGAAACCAGCCAAATCCCGTTAGCGATTGTTAATGGGGCAGATGATCCCTATATTAATTTTGACTATATTAATGGTCTAAGTTATCGAAATCTTTGGAAAGGGAAAGTAGTTAATTTAGCGGGAGTCGGTCATGCCCCGTTCTGGGAAGCACCGGAATTATTTAATTCTATCTTGATTGAATTTCTTGAGGATTTTCAATAA
- a CDS encoding NAD(P)H-dependent oxidoreductase, producing the protein MGHILVINSAKIFEESKGELNNALTAVIKDHLTEIGHKVQVTHVDKGYDIPAEVDKFLWADRIIYQMPGWWMEAPWILKKYVDEVFQTGRGTLYKNDGRTRDDPTKKYGSGGLIQGKAYMFSVTWNAPLESFEDPKQFFEGKGIDSVYHPFHKANQFLGMSPIPTFACYDVIKNPQISQDIQRLKKHLSAFF; encoded by the coding sequence ATGGGCCATATTTTAGTTATCAATTCAGCAAAAATTTTTGAGGAATCGAAAGGAGAGCTGAATAATGCCTTAACCGCAGTTATTAAAGATCACCTGACGGAGATCGGTCATAAAGTTCAGGTAACACATGTGGATAAAGGTTATGACATTCCCGCAGAGGTGGATAAATTTCTTTGGGCGGATCGTATTATTTACCAAATGCCAGGTTGGTGGATGGAAGCACCTTGGATTTTAAAGAAATATGTCGATGAGGTTTTCCAGACTGGCCGCGGTACTTTGTATAAGAATGATGGGCGAACCCGTGATGATCCTACCAAAAAATATGGTTCAGGTGGCCTGATACAAGGCAAGGCTTATATGTTTTCGGTAACCTGGAATGCGCCACTGGAGTCATTTGAAGATCCCAAACAATTTTTTGAAGGAAAAGGCATTGACAGTGTTTACCACCCTTTCCATAAGGCAAACCAATTTTTAGGTATGTCTCCAATACCCACATTTGCTTGTTATGATGTGATAAAAAACCCACAAATTTCTCAAGACATTCAACGACTGAAAAAACATTTATCCGCATTTTTCTAA
- a CDS encoding AraC family transcriptional regulator, translating to MSVSNQQPDRTEIEIQLQQLAGKVAKLASPNSHAAKTAIPQLTLCYLEQPIEPVSWLYDPSIMVIAQGTKRVTIGDRSYCCDPQQLLVTSTNIPTITQICTASKEKPFFALMLKLNIQEASRLMVENKVTIKQQTQDTCGLAVTSATTDLLLCFNRLLAILNTPEDIPALFPLIYKEIIYRLLKSELGGRLQQMATQESPSHQISHAIQWLKEHFADPVKVEQLAKIAKMSLSSFHHHFKAVTSMSPLQYQKWLRLHEARRILLTQRHNVTTTAFQVGYESTSQFNREYSRLFGESPCRDMKRFRLTHQEKKIDIAGALGNN from the coding sequence ATGAGTGTCTCGAATCAACAACCCGATAGAACAGAAATTGAAATCCAGCTACAGCAACTGGCTGGCAAAGTAGCCAAGTTAGCGTCCCCCAATTCACACGCTGCAAAAACAGCAATTCCTCAATTGACACTCTGCTATTTGGAACAGCCAATCGAACCCGTTAGTTGGCTCTATGATCCCAGTATTATGGTTATTGCCCAAGGGACGAAGCGGGTAACGATTGGTGATCGCTCATATTGTTGCGATCCCCAACAACTCTTAGTGACTTCGACAAATATCCCCACCATTACCCAGATTTGCACCGCATCCAAAGAAAAACCCTTTTTTGCTTTGATGTTAAAACTGAATATTCAGGAAGCATCAAGATTAATGGTTGAAAATAAGGTCACGATAAAACAGCAAACTCAGGATACATGTGGATTGGCCGTGACTTCTGCTACAACAGATCTTTTGCTCTGTTTTAATCGTCTATTGGCTATATTAAACACACCGGAAGATATTCCCGCCCTTTTTCCTCTAATATATAAAGAAATCATCTATCGGTTACTGAAAAGTGAATTGGGAGGACGTTTACAACAAATGGCTACTCAGGAAAGCCCAAGCCATCAAATCAGCCATGCGATTCAATGGCTAAAAGAACACTTTGCTGATCCGGTTAAAGTCGAACAACTGGCCAAAATCGCCAAAATGAGTCTTTCTTCTTTTCATCATCACTTTAAGGCTGTCACTTCTATGAGTCCATTACAATACCAAAAATGGCTGCGTTTACACGAAGCAAGGCGCATATTACTGACCCAACGCCACAATGTGACAACGACCGCCTTTCAGGTTGGCTATGAAAGCACTTCCCAATTCAATCGTGAATATAGCCGTCTTTTTGGTGAATCTCCCTGCCGAGATATGAAACGGTTTCGGCTAACCCACCAGGAGAAGAAAATAGATATTGCCGGAGCATTGGGCAATAATTGA
- the ychF gene encoding redox-regulated ATPase YchF — protein sequence MGFKCGIVGLPNVGKSTLFNALTKAGIEAANFPFCTIEPNTGVVPMPDPRLEQLAEIVKPQRTLPTTMEFVDIAGLVKGASKGEGLGNQFLTNIRETEAIGHVVRCFENDNIVHVSGQVDPASDIEVINTELALSDLDTCERAIHRIQKKAKGGDKDAKAELEVLEKCLPHLEQAGMLRALNLSAEEKAIIRYLSFLTLKPTMYIANVNEDGFENNPHLDTVRAIAEKEGSVVVPVCAAIEADIAELEDADREEFMAELGLEEPGLNRVIRAGYQLLNLQTYFTAGVKEVRAWTIPVGATAPQAAGKIHTDFEKGFIRAQTISFEDFITYKGEQGAKEAGKMRAEGKDYIVKDGDVMNFLFNV from the coding sequence ATGGGATTCAAATGCGGTATCGTTGGCCTGCCTAACGTTGGGAAATCTACATTATTCAATGCGCTGACCAAAGCAGGTATCGAAGCAGCAAACTTCCCGTTCTGCACTATCGAGCCAAATACAGGTGTTGTGCCGATGCCAGATCCACGTCTCGAACAGTTGGCTGAGATTGTTAAACCACAACGCACCCTGCCAACCACTATGGAGTTCGTCGATATTGCCGGTCTGGTAAAAGGTGCTTCAAAGGGTGAAGGCTTAGGTAACCAATTCCTGACCAACATCCGTGAAACAGAAGCTATCGGCCATGTAGTACGCTGCTTTGAAAATGACAACATTGTCCACGTTTCTGGTCAGGTTGATCCTGCCTCTGATATTGAAGTTATCAATACAGAACTGGCGCTATCGGATCTGGATACCTGCGAGCGCGCTATCCATCGTATACAGAAGAAAGCCAAAGGTGGTGATAAGGACGCTAAAGCGGAGCTGGAAGTCTTAGAAAAATGCCTTCCACACCTTGAACAAGCGGGTATGCTGCGCGCTTTAAACCTGAGTGCGGAAGAGAAAGCGATTATTCGTTATCTGAGCTTCCTGACCTTGAAACCAACCATGTATATTGCCAACGTCAATGAAGACGGTTTCGAAAATAACCCACACCTTGATACCGTTCGCGCCATTGCTGAAAAAGAAGGCTCCGTTGTTGTTCCCGTTTGTGCAGCGATTGAAGCCGATATCGCAGAGTTGGAAGACGCTGACCGCGAAGAATTTATGGCGGAATTAGGTCTGGAAGAGCCAGGTTTGAACCGTGTCATTCGTGCAGGCTACCAATTGCTGAACCTGCAAACCTACTTTACTGCGGGCGTGAAAGAAGTTCGTGCCTGGACGATCCCTGTGGGTGCAACCGCACCACAAGCGGCGGGTAAAATCCATACTGATTTTGAAAAGGGCTTTATCCGTGCTCAAACTATTTCGTTTGAGGATTTCATCACTTACAAAGGTGAACAAGGGGCGAAAGAAGCGGGCAAGATGCGAGCTGAAGGGAAAGATTATATCGTTAAAGACGGCGATGTGATGAACTTCTTGTTTAACGTCTAA
- the pth gene encoding aminoacyl-tRNA hydrolase translates to MSNIKLIVGLANPGAEYAQTRHNAGAWFVDLLAQRHNQSLKEESKFFGYTARINMNGQDIRLLVPTTFMNLSGKSVLALAGFYRIQPDEILVAHDELDLPPGMAKMKLGGSNGGHNGLKDIQNKLGNNPNFHRLRIGIGHPGDKNKVVGFVLGKPPASEQKLIDDAIDEALRCTDILIQDGMSKAINRLHAFKASA, encoded by the coding sequence GTGAGTAACATAAAATTAATCGTTGGCCTGGCAAACCCTGGAGCCGAATATGCACAGACCAGACATAACGCCGGAGCATGGTTTGTTGATTTGTTAGCGCAACGCCATAACCAATCCCTAAAAGAAGAGAGTAAATTTTTTGGCTATACCGCCCGTATTAACATGAATGGGCAAGATATTCGTTTACTGGTACCCACCACTTTTATGAACCTTAGTGGTAAATCCGTTCTTGCCCTGGCTGGATTTTATCGTATCCAGCCGGATGAAATCTTGGTTGCACATGACGAGCTGGATCTGCCGCCGGGCATGGCAAAAATGAAACTCGGTGGCAGCAATGGCGGTCATAATGGCCTAAAAGACATTCAAAATAAACTCGGAAATAATCCTAACTTCCACCGTCTGCGTATCGGTATTGGTCATCCAGGTGATAAAAACAAAGTCGTAGGCTTCGTCCTTGGCAAGCCACCTGCCAGCGAACAAAAACTGATTGACGATGCCATAGATGAAGCGCTGCGCTGTACTGACATCCTGATACAAGATGGCATGAGCAAGGCAATTAATCGCCTACATGCCTTTAAAGCCAGCGCTTAA
- the ychH gene encoding stress-induced protein YchH: MKRKRAFIFGNILMGAGMAAMFISLAYVLLSHIFNFDLSEFLTSLSLMGLFVGAFIWLVGASIGGRERVTDKYWWLKNYDERYCRKKQRHS, from the coding sequence ATGAAACGTAAAAGGGCTTTTATTTTTGGCAATATTCTTATGGGAGCAGGAATGGCGGCAATGTTCATTAGCTTAGCTTATGTATTGCTTAGCCATATCTTTAATTTTGATCTTTCGGAGTTTTTGACAAGCCTTTCATTAATGGGATTGTTTGTTGGGGCATTTATTTGGCTGGTAGGAGCCAGTATTGGCGGCCGAGAACGGGTTACGGATAAATATTGGTGGCTGAAGAATTACGATGAACGTTATTGTCGTAAAAAACAGCGACATTCGTGA
- a CDS encoding autotransporter outer membrane beta-barrel domain-containing protein, translating into MKTTLFLVSATAALFVNLMTNAYAYNNVYVFGDSLSDGGNIGRFTTDGKDAELYDEYIARNLTGKKIIPSEKGGTNYSYGGATANGSGNPIWDFIAHPTKKQLDDYLQAHSGRADPNGLYIHWIGGNDVKNALQDLAKGDEKAAQHRITESSASAASQINQLIKAGAGLIIVPNVPDVGTTPQIMEAVLQGALKKSKIPDDKIAQILKQAHEAINKYPTPNKEIRDKILQGVFKKIAEGASPQDPEAAKEIYRKLLDAYDNASKTASQFSDEFNQNEENQLSNGNILRADVNHLLREVIENPTIYGIANTLGYACPQGTIAALCSSSQPGFDKSQPYLFSDDLHPTPYAHKVIGQYIMSIYNAPLQVMALNHINRTSTTTALSSLEGHLQQLRNNHQAKGKIGVFGGYTGNHNNTLTLGSDYQLTDNLLLGATISRYKDEQNATPNFNYAAIGHVITAYTLWNYYGNGWLNGDVHYSRTNYDNLSRSIQLGQATRRESGSTMGRQWGWQIAAGWNIPITPYLTTSPIIQYSWDKGDIDGYRETGNNSTSMHFAAQNYHSKVGSVGWRVDTKLGRFNPYASILLNHQFDDERYTLRSAINATKTSFVQQGEKQNRDHIQYTVGVNANLTNDFRAFAAVSHEKNDNEPNHDYYFNLGFNVNF; encoded by the coding sequence ATGAAGACAACACTCTTTTTAGTATCAGCCACGGCCGCACTATTCGTTAACCTCATGACAAATGCTTATGCCTATAACAATGTATATGTTTTCGGGGATAGCTTAAGTGATGGCGGGAATATCGGCAGATTTACAACCGATGGCAAAGACGCTGAGCTATATGATGAATACATAGCCCGAAACCTTACTGGCAAAAAAATAATACCCTCTGAGAAAGGTGGAACCAATTATTCCTATGGCGGAGCAACCGCTAACGGCTCTGGTAATCCTATATGGGATTTTATTGCGCACCCAACAAAGAAACAGCTTGATGACTATTTGCAGGCACACTCTGGACGGGCTGATCCGAATGGTTTGTACATACATTGGATAGGCGGCAATGATGTAAAGAACGCTCTGCAAGATTTAGCGAAAGGCGATGAAAAAGCGGCGCAACATCGTATCACTGAGAGTTCTGCATCCGCGGCATCGCAGATCAATCAACTCATTAAGGCTGGCGCGGGTTTAATTATTGTGCCTAATGTCCCTGATGTTGGGACAACCCCCCAAATTATGGAAGCCGTGCTTCAAGGCGCTTTAAAAAAAAGTAAAATACCCGATGACAAAATCGCCCAAATTCTGAAACAAGCACACGAAGCCATCAACAAGTACCCTACGCCGAATAAGGAAATCAGAGATAAAATTCTCCAGGGCGTTTTTAAAAAGATTGCTGAAGGCGCTTCTCCCCAAGATCCAGAAGCAGCAAAAGAAATTTACCGCAAATTGCTTGATGCTTATGATAATGCCAGTAAAACTGCGTCCCAATTTTCCGACGAATTTAACCAAAACGAAGAAAATCAACTCAGTAACGGCAATATCCTGCGTGCCGATGTCAATCATCTCTTAAGGGAAGTTATTGAGAATCCAACCATTTATGGTATTGCTAATACCCTTGGTTATGCCTGTCCACAAGGTACAATCGCTGCCCTGTGTTCTTCTTCCCAGCCTGGCTTTGATAAGAGCCAACCCTACTTATTTTCCGATGACCTCCACCCAACCCCTTACGCACACAAAGTCATCGGCCAGTACATTATGTCGATCTACAACGCCCCTTTACAAGTGATGGCGTTGAACCACATCAACCGCACCTCAACCACAACGGCGCTAAGCTCACTTGAAGGTCACCTGCAACAGCTTCGCAATAATCATCAGGCCAAAGGTAAAATTGGTGTATTTGGCGGTTATACCGGCAATCACAATAATACCCTTACATTGGGTAGTGATTATCAACTGACGGATAATTTACTATTAGGCGCCACAATTTCACGTTATAAAGATGAACAAAATGCAACACCTAATTTCAACTATGCTGCTATTGGTCATGTCATAACTGCTTACACACTCTGGAACTATTATGGTAATGGATGGCTGAACGGTGATGTTCATTATTCACGGACCAATTACGACAACCTGTCACGCTCTATCCAGCTTGGTCAAGCCACTCGCAGGGAATCAGGTTCAACGATGGGCAGACAGTGGGGTTGGCAGATTGCAGCAGGCTGGAATATCCCTATTACGCCTTACCTGACCACCAGTCCAATCATCCAATATTCCTGGGATAAAGGGGATATTGATGGTTATCGTGAAACAGGTAACAACAGCACCTCCATGCATTTTGCAGCTCAAAATTATCATTCCAAAGTTGGCTCGGTGGGTTGGCGCGTAGATACCAAACTAGGCCGCTTCAATCCTTATGCCTCTATTCTGCTCAATCATCAATTCGATGATGAACGCTATACCCTTCGCAGCGCGATCAATGCGACCAAAACAAGTTTCGTCCAACAGGGAGAGAAACAAAATAGAGATCATATCCAATATACAGTCGGTGTTAATGCCAATCTGACCAATGACTTTCGCGCATTTGCCGCCGTATCACATGAAAAAAATGATAATGAACCGAATCATGACTACTATTTCAACCTCGGTTTCAATGTCAATTTTTAA
- a CDS encoding autotransporter outer membrane beta-barrel domain-containing protein — MKKAFLFTPALLALSINAISNAHAYDQVYIFGDSLSDGGNNGRYTTDGAKSQLYYEYIAQYITNTQPTPSKDGGTNYAQGGAMAIKYKFNTQEQLNRYLNSQNGKANPNGIYIHWIGGNDLANALEQSSKKNDPLEREKVAADITITSATAAANQINQLIKQGAGLVIAPTVPDVSTTPRFLETLLSQAIIRQTLESKGIKDPEVYNNLPEDQKKPIEQKINDTLKLVHDGINTHITPNSDYRRQLLEGTLKTIAEKSYPGDNAKITETYEKLLAAYNDASQEATKLTDIYNELVDKLISEGNGNILRADINGLLREVIANPTIYGIQNTLGYACEQGKNADQCSSNDPEFTKDKEFLFSDSFHPTPLGHKIMGQYINSIYHAPSQVMTLNQVNRAPVKSALSSLDGHLQQLRNGGNEQGKVGVFGGYTGNQDKTFTLGSDYQLIDNLLLGAMYSNYKEERSPIADFSYESRGHVLTAYTLWNYYNNGWLSGDFHYSRTNYDSLTRTIQLGEATRRETGSTTGKQWGARITAGWDIPVTHYLTTSPIIQYVWDKGEVDGYRESGNNNTSMHFSDQDYTSKVGTLGWRVDTKLGRFNPYASVQFNHQFGDTSYKLSSAINSTKTSFVRESSKQSTNWRQYTVGVNANLINNLRGFASVTRNDGNSQDPSYNFSLGINASF; from the coding sequence ATGAAAAAGGCATTTTTATTTACACCTGCACTGCTAGCGCTTTCAATTAATGCTATTTCTAATGCTCATGCTTATGATCAAGTCTATATCTTTGGGGATAGCCTGAGTGATGGTGGCAATAACGGACGCTACACCACAGATGGAGCAAAAAGCCAGTTATATTATGAGTATATTGCTCAATATATTACGAACACCCAGCCAACGCCATCCAAGGATGGTGGAACTAATTATGCGCAAGGTGGGGCTATGGCGATTAAATATAAGTTTAATACGCAAGAGCAGCTCAATAGATACCTTAATAGCCAAAATGGAAAAGCTAATCCTAACGGCATCTATATTCATTGGATAGGGGGTAACGACCTCGCCAATGCCTTGGAACAGTCTTCAAAAAAAAACGATCCACTAGAACGTGAGAAAGTTGCCGCTGATATTACCATCACCAGCGCTACCGCAGCCGCAAATCAAATCAATCAACTTATCAAACAAGGTGCTGGATTAGTTATTGCTCCAACCGTTCCTGATGTGAGCACTACCCCTAGATTTTTAGAAACATTACTTAGTCAAGCTATCATTCGCCAGACTTTAGAGTCTAAAGGTATTAAAGATCCTGAAGTTTATAACAATCTACCTGAAGACCAAAAAAAACCCATCGAACAAAAAATCAATGACACTTTGAAATTAGTTCATGATGGCATTAATACCCATATTACTCCTAATAGTGATTACCGCCGTCAATTGCTTGAAGGGACACTGAAAACAATTGCAGAAAAATCGTATCCAGGTGACAACGCCAAGATTACAGAAACCTATGAAAAACTCCTCGCTGCCTATAATGATGCAAGTCAAGAGGCTACAAAACTCACTGATATATATAATGAGCTAGTCGACAAATTGATCAGCGAAGGAAACGGTAATATCTTGCGTGCCGATATCAATGGATTATTACGTGAAGTGATCGCTAACCCTACGATTTATGGCATCCAAAATACATTGGGTTATGCTTGCGAGCAAGGTAAAAACGCGGATCAATGCTCTTCCAACGACCCAGAATTTACTAAAGACAAAGAATTTTTATTCTCTGATTCTTTCCACCCAACCCCGTTGGGACACAAGATAATGGGCCAATACATTAACTCTATTTATCATGCCCCGTCACAGGTAATGACATTGAATCAAGTCAACCGCGCACCAGTGAAAAGTGCCCTCTCTTCCCTTGATGGTCACCTGCAACAACTGCGTAACGGTGGCAACGAACAAGGTAAAGTTGGTGTCTTTGGTGGCTACACGGGTAACCAAGATAAAACCTTTACACTGGGTAGCGATTATCAGCTGATAGATAATCTGCTATTGGGTGCGATGTACTCTAACTATAAAGAAGAGCGCTCACCGATTGCTGACTTCTCTTATGAAAGCCGTGGTCATGTTTTGACAGCGTATACATTGTGGAACTATTACAACAATGGTTGGTTAAGTGGTGACTTCCATTATTCACGTACTAACTATGATAGCCTGACTCGTACCATTCAACTTGGTGAAGCGACACGCAGGGAAACCGGTTCTACCACAGGTAAACAATGGGGAGCACGCATTACCGCTGGTTGGGATATTCCTGTTACTCACTATCTGACCACCAGCCCAATCATCCAATATGTCTGGGATAAAGGTGAAGTCGATGGCTACCGTGAATCCGGCAACAATAACACTTCCATGCATTTTAGTGATCAAGATTACACTTCTAAAGTTGGCACCCTGGGTTGGCGCGTAGATACTAAATTAGGTCGTTTCAATCCTTATGCTTCTGTCCAGTTTAATCACCAATTTGGTGATACAAGCTACAAACTGAGCAGTGCCATTAACTCTACCAAAACTTCCTTTGTGCGGGAAAGTAGCAAACAGAGCACAAACTGGCGTCAATATACTGTCGGCGTGAACGCAAACCTGATCAATAACCTACGCGGGTTTGCTTCCGTTACCCGTAATGACGGCAATAGCCAAGATCCTAGCTACAATTTCAGCTTAGGTATCAACGCAAGTTTCTAA